From a region of the Mercurialis annua linkage group LG1-X, ddMerAnnu1.2, whole genome shotgun sequence genome:
- the LOC126665612 gene encoding putative FBD-associated F-box protein At1g61330, translating to MYICVNLITLTLNYFLTIDAPTLQLSDVLFYFRRSSDSTASMKVFYIVKNVSLVRVLTITSVFLEGLSSRIQSGEWRGKYHLFQNLKELQVVMAESSSCNPIDIAVFVKSCPSLEKLLIELDENSVRRPQYPQDYHRKMVEEYNLGGFPNLKFVKLSKFRFQQHELKFAQIFVENAINLEKLIFVSAKSSGATDFNTARQYSDILI from the exons atgtatatttGTGTTAACTTAATCACACTAACACTTAATTATTTTCTAACAATTGATGCTCCTACCTTACAGTTGAGTGATGTATTATTCTATTTCAGACGTTCATCTGATTCCACTGCATCTATGAAAGTTTTTTATATTGTGAAAAATGTCTCCCTTGTTCGAGTTCTGACCATTACTAGTGTGTTTCTTGAG GGTCTTTCTTCAAGAATTCAAAGTGGTGAATGGAGAGGAAAATATCACCTATTTCAAAATTTGAAGGAACTTCAAGTAGTCATGGCAGAGTCATCTTCCTGCAATCCTATTGACATTGCTGTTTTTGTCAAGAGCTGCCCATCATTAGAGAAACTTCTGATAGAG CTGGATGAAAATTCTGTGAGACGTCCACAATACCCGCAAGATTATCACCGGAAAATGGTGGAGGAATACAATCTAGGAGGCTTTCCGAACCTTAAATTCGTCAAGCTATCAAAATTCAGATTTCAACAACATGAACTGAAGTTTGCACAGATTTTCGTAGAGAATGCAATTAACTTggagaaattaatttttgttagtGCCAAATCTAGTGGTGCTACCGATTTTAATACTGCACGGCAATATTCAGACATACTTATATAA